The Bradyrhizobium sp. WBAH42 genome includes a window with the following:
- a CDS encoding cytochrome c oxidase subunit 3 — MATAHTKHHDYHLVDPSPWPAVGSLSAFIMAVGAIAWMHHMFSAAPIVFGVGTVGVLYTMASWWADVIKEAQYKGDHTRVVQLHHRYGMILFIASEVMFFVAWFWAYFNAALFPADAVHATRDAVFGCGLGTQPGACAVPGTWPPKGIETFDPWHLPLLNTLILLTSGTTVTWAHHALLENDRQGLKYGLILTVVLGALFTCVQAYEYSHAAFSFAGNVYGATFFMATGFHGFHVLVGTVFLLVCLFRAYAGHFTPKQHLGFEFAAWYWHFVDVVWLFLFLCIYVWGRGAETMAHAAH, encoded by the coding sequence ATGGCCACGGCGCACACCAAGCATCACGACTATCATCTGGTCGATCCCTCTCCCTGGCCGGCGGTCGGCTCGCTCTCGGCTTTCATCATGGCGGTCGGCGCCATCGCCTGGATGCACCACATGTTCTCCGCGGCGCCGATCGTGTTCGGCGTCGGCACTGTGGGCGTGCTCTACACCATGGCGAGCTGGTGGGCCGACGTGATCAAGGAAGCCCAGTACAAGGGCGACCATACCCGCGTCGTGCAGCTGCATCACCGCTACGGCATGATCCTGTTCATCGCCTCCGAGGTGATGTTCTTCGTCGCCTGGTTCTGGGCTTACTTCAACGCGGCGCTGTTTCCGGCCGATGCCGTTCACGCCACCCGTGACGCCGTGTTCGGCTGCGGCCTCGGCACGCAGCCCGGCGCTTGCGCGGTCCCCGGCACCTGGCCGCCGAAGGGCATCGAGACCTTCGATCCCTGGCATCTGCCGCTGCTGAATACGCTGATCCTGCTCACCTCAGGCACCACCGTGACCTGGGCGCACCATGCGCTGCTCGAGAACGACCGGCAGGGCCTGAAATACGGCCTGATCCTCACCGTCGTGCTCGGCGCGCTCTTCACCTGCGTGCAGGCTTATGAGTACAGCCACGCGGCGTTCTCCTTCGCGGGCAACGTCTACGGCGCGACGTTCTTCATGGCGACCGGCTTCCACGGCTTCCACGTGCTGGTCGGCACCGTGTTCCTGCTGGTCTGCCTGTTCCGCGCCTATGCCGGCCACTTCACGCCGAAGCAGCATCTCGGCTTCGAGTTCGCCGCCTGGTACTGGCACTTCGTCGACGTGGTCTGGCTGTTCCTGTTCCTCTGCATCTACGTCTGGGGACGCGGCGCCGAGACCATGGCCCACGCTGCGCACTGA
- a CDS encoding DUF983 domain-containing protein → MNDSAGTPQSETTVLQSALRGLACRCPRCGQGKLYAGFLTLAPACDRCGLDYAFIDSGDGPAIFIIMLAGGIVVACALIVEVKYQPPYWLHAVLWLPLILATTLLPLRSMKSLLIALQFHHKAAPGRLVDRAK, encoded by the coding sequence ATGAACGACAGTGCCGGCACACCCCAGTCCGAAACCACGGTCCTGCAAAGCGCGCTGCGCGGGCTTGCCTGCAGATGCCCGCGCTGTGGCCAGGGCAAGCTCTACGCGGGCTTTCTGACGCTCGCGCCCGCTTGCGACCGTTGCGGGCTCGACTATGCCTTCATCGATTCCGGCGACGGTCCGGCGATCTTCATCATCATGCTGGCCGGCGGCATCGTCGTCGCCTGCGCACTCATCGTCGAAGTCAAATACCAGCCGCCATACTGGCTGCATGCCGTGCTCTGGCTGCCGCTGATCCTCGCCACCACGCTGTTGCCGCTGCGCTCGATGAAGTCGCTGCTGATCGCGCTGCAATTCCATCACAAGGCGGCGCCGGGCCGGTTGGTCGATCGCGCGAAATGA
- a CDS encoding SURF1 family protein has translation MTEPARKARVTGFALFTLFLTAVFVALGVWQLQRRTAKHELIAALTERIAAAPVALPPSAQWAALNPARDEFRRVSFTATYAALPDAMVYSSGSAVRKDASGPGTWAFLPARLPGGETLVIDAGFVENTMQDRGVEDRAVKKLVTGEPVLLTGYLRFPEAPSWLTPAENRDKRLWFVRDHLAIASALGWGAVAPFYIDLEQPAPANGIPRPGPLVVNLKDDHLQYAITWFTLAGAVLIAFAVWLRGRRQSSVTP, from the coding sequence ATGACCGAGCCTGCGCGCAAGGCCCGCGTGACCGGCTTCGCGCTGTTCACGCTGTTCCTGACGGCCGTGTTCGTCGCCCTCGGTGTCTGGCAGCTGCAGCGCCGCACGGCCAAGCACGAGCTGATTGCGGCACTCACCGAGCGGATTGCGGCGGCGCCCGTCGCGCTGCCGCCGTCCGCGCAATGGGCCGCGCTCAATCCCGCCCGCGATGAATTCCGCCGCGTCAGCTTCACCGCGACTTACGCAGCCCTGCCCGATGCGATGGTCTATTCCTCCGGCTCGGCAGTGCGCAAGGACGCCTCCGGCCCGGGCACCTGGGCGTTCCTGCCGGCGCGGCTTCCCGGCGGCGAGACGCTCGTGATCGACGCCGGCTTCGTCGAGAATACGATGCAGGACCGCGGCGTCGAGGATCGCGCGGTGAAGAAGCTCGTCACCGGCGAACCGGTGTTGCTCACCGGCTATCTGCGCTTTCCCGAGGCGCCAAGCTGGCTGACACCGGCGGAGAATCGCGACAAGCGGCTCTGGTTCGTGCGCGATCATCTGGCAATCGCAAGCGCGCTGGGCTGGGGTGCGGTTGCGCCGTTCTATATCGATCTCGAGCAGCCCGCGCCGGCGAACGGCATTCCGCGCCCGGGGCCGCTCGTGGTGAATCTCAAGGACGACCATCTGCAATACGCGATCACCTGGTTCACGCTCGCGGGGGCGGTGTTGATCGCATTCGCGGTCTGGCTGCGAGGACGGCGGCAGAGTTCCGTCACTCCGTAG
- a CDS encoding nuclear transport factor 2 family protein: MSDFDQMGIVVDWVDACRRGDLATLLDLYADDAELECTCNGTERYRGRSELEIYWQPRLSTFSLAGFGLEEIHPASHGVDLEYSVAGALRIQASFRFSPDGKIRSTLCEPARQNAHHGCAC, encoded by the coding sequence GTGAGCGATTTCGATCAGATGGGAATTGTCGTCGACTGGGTGGATGCCTGTCGGAGAGGCGATCTTGCGACGCTGCTCGACCTCTATGCCGACGATGCCGAGCTCGAATGCACGTGCAACGGCACGGAACGCTATCGCGGCCGCAGCGAGCTTGAAATCTATTGGCAGCCGCGGCTCAGCACCTTCTCGCTGGCTGGCTTCGGGCTGGAAGAGATCCATCCCGCGTCCCACGGTGTCGACCTCGAATATTCCGTCGCCGGCGCGCTGCGCATTCAGGCCTCGTTCCGCTTCAGCCCGGATGGCAAGATCCGCAGCACGCTGTGCGAGCCGGCGCGACAGAATGCGCATCACGGCTGCGCGTGCTGA
- a CDS encoding histidine kinase gives MWHRLSFRTQLFLPLGASFLAALVLGGVLLQVFATGQLAEESEPRRRSTEAVAAALNNALSASDNPRQTLDAFVHSLDTSSDIQFRRLGAGPAPPAKDDLRKPHGVPQWFIDLLAVPNMDTAFPVMINGKRVGDIVFLQDMSADLFEKWIGLLALASLLAALMVLIGTIAYVLSGSVLRPLQDLGEGLTRIRRGDYTRPIPVGGPPEIRQSCEEANALAATLAHLSQDNRDLMHRLVSLQDDERRDLARELHDELGPLLFSIRAGTIALSEASQPQGHLGNSAQDLLQSVEALQQTNRRILDQLRPLYIEELGLSSSVQTLLRNFRKQAPHIVLTDAIDPDLSGIGGPLAQTVYRVIQEALTNVLRHANAGNAHVQATVADKTLVVEISDDGGGFPAGNVFGRGLTGMHERVRALSGSLSLLRVDGRTYVRCRLPAETMREAPAPG, from the coding sequence ATGTGGCACCGACTTTCGTTCCGGACACAATTGTTTCTCCCGCTCGGCGCCAGTTTTCTCGCGGCGCTGGTCCTGGGCGGCGTGCTGCTCCAGGTTTTCGCGACGGGCCAGTTGGCGGAGGAGAGCGAGCCGCGACGGCGTTCGACGGAGGCGGTCGCCGCCGCGCTCAACAACGCCTTGAGCGCTTCGGACAATCCGCGGCAGACCCTCGACGCCTTTGTCCATTCCTTGGACACCTCCTCCGATATCCAATTCCGCCGCCTGGGAGCAGGTCCCGCGCCACCGGCGAAGGACGACCTGCGCAAGCCGCATGGCGTGCCGCAATGGTTCATCGACCTTCTCGCTGTTCCCAACATGGACACGGCATTTCCGGTGATGATCAACGGTAAGCGCGTTGGGGACATCGTATTTCTGCAGGACATGTCGGCCGATCTGTTCGAGAAATGGATTGGCCTTCTAGCGCTCGCCAGCCTGCTCGCCGCGCTCATGGTTCTTATCGGCACGATTGCCTATGTCTTGTCGGGATCGGTGCTGCGCCCCCTGCAAGATCTCGGCGAAGGTCTCACGCGAATACGACGGGGCGACTACACCAGGCCGATACCGGTCGGGGGCCCGCCTGAAATCCGGCAAAGCTGCGAGGAGGCGAATGCGCTGGCTGCAACGCTGGCGCATTTGAGCCAGGACAATCGCGATCTGATGCACCGCCTGGTGTCGCTCCAGGATGACGAGCGGCGCGATCTCGCCCGCGAGCTGCATGACGAGCTCGGCCCCCTGCTGTTCAGCATCCGCGCGGGCACGATCGCGCTGAGCGAGGCCTCCCAGCCACAGGGACATCTCGGCAATTCGGCACAGGACCTGCTGCAATCGGTCGAGGCACTGCAGCAGACCAACCGCCGCATCCTCGACCAGCTGCGACCGCTCTATATCGAGGAACTCGGCCTTTCGAGCAGCGTACAGACGCTGCTGCGGAATTTTCGCAAGCAGGCACCTCATATCGTCCTGACGGACGCGATTGATCCCGATCTCAGCGGGATCGGCGGACCGCTGGCGCAGACCGTCTATCGGGTGATCCAGGAGGCACTGACCAACGTGCTGCGACATGCCAACGCCGGCAACGCCCATGTACAGGCGACGGTCGCCGACAAGACGCTCGTCGTCGAGATCTCCGACGACGGCGGCGGTTTTCCTGCGGGCAATGTCTTCGGCCGCGGCCTGACCGGCATGCACGAGCGCGTGCGCGCGCTCAGCGGATCGCTATCGCTGTTGCGCGTGGATGGGCGAACTTACGTGCGCTGTCGCCTTCCGGCGGAGACGATGCGGGAGGCGCCAGCACCAGGCTAG